The genomic interval TAAGAATGGAAACAAAAACATAAGGTTCTTCTATTTTTTGTATTTTTTCAGTTTCTGGAAAATCTGAAGGGTTATTTACTTCTATTACTTGAGATGTTTTTTTTTTCATAAAAATCCTGTAAGAAACATTAGGAATAGTGATAATAATAGAAATTCCATATTCACGATCAAGACGATCTCTAACAACTTCCATATGAAGTAAGCCTAAAAAACCACAATGAAATCCGAATCCTAAAGCAGGAGAAGATTCAGAGGTAAAAGTCAAAGAAGAATCATTCAATTGCAATTTTCCCATAGATGAACGCAATTCTTCATATTTGTCAGAATTGACTGGATAAATACTTGCAAAAACCATAGGTTTAGATTCTTCGAATCCACTTATTTCCTTTAAAGCTGGGTTTTTAGAATCAGTTATAGTATCTCCCACTTTTACTTCGTAAGGATTCTTTATTCCAGAAACAACATATCCTACATCTCCTGTTTCTACTTTATTTTTAGAAACATGTTTTAATTTTAGAGTGCCTATTTCATAAGCACAATAAATTTTTCCTGTAGACATAAATCGTAATTTTTGTCCTTTTTGAATACATCCATTCTTTACTATAAAATAGGCTTCTACTCCTGTAAATGGATTATACAAAGAATCAAATATTAACGCTTGAAGAGGAGATTTTGAATTTCCATTTGGATGAGGAATTTTTGTCACAATTTGATCTAAAACATTTTTAATTCCTAATCCATTTTTTGCACTGACAGAAATAATCTCTTCAGGATCACATCCAATCAATTCTGTAATTTCTTCTATTACAAACTCTGATCTTGAATCAGACAGATCTATTTTATTTAAAATGGGGATAACTACAAGATTTTTTTTTAATGCTAAAGAAAGATTGGAGACAGTTTGTGCTTGAACGCTTTTAGTACAGTCAACAACAAGTAATGCCCCTTCACATGCAGAAATAGAACGTGAGACTTCATAAGAAAAATCAACATGTCCCGGAGTATCAATTAAATTTAATATATATGTTTGATTTTTATATTTATATTCCATTTGAACTGCATGGCTTTTAATAGTAATTCCACGTTCTCTTTCTAAATCCATATTGTCAAGTAGTTGATTTTTATTGTATTCTTTTATGGAAACAGTTTTTGTGAATTCCAATAAACGATCTGCTAAAGTGCTTTTTCCATGATCTATATGTGCAATGATACAA from Blattabacterium cuenoti carries:
- the lepA gene encoding translation elongation factor 4 → MHQIRNFCIIAHIDHGKSTLADRLLEFTKTVSIKEYNKNQLLDNMDLERERGITIKSHAVQMEYKYKNQTYILNLIDTPGHVDFSYEVSRSISACEGALLVVDCTKSVQAQTVSNLSLALKKNLVVIPILNKIDLSDSRSEFVIEEITELIGCDPEEIISVSAKNGLGIKNVLDQIVTKIPHPNGNSKSPLQALIFDSLYNPFTGVEAYFIVKNGCIQKGQKLRFMSTGKIYCAYEIGTLKLKHVSKNKVETGDVGYVVSGIKNPYEVKVGDTITDSKNPALKEISGFEESKPMVFASIYPVNSDKYEELRSSMGKLQLNDSSLTFTSESSPALGFGFHCGFLGLLHMEVVRDRLDREYGISIIITIPNVSYRIFMKKKTSQVIEVNNPSDFPETEKIQKIEEPYVFVSILTKKEFLGKVINLCIGKRGKMVGDQHYLTSERVKITFEMPLSEIIFDFYNKLKTISSGYASFDYNFLGYRNSNLKKINVLINHKNIEPLSLLVHKNNAFFMAKKICKKLSLLIPKHQFCIPIQVSISGKIVARETIQALRKNVTEKCYGGDISRKRKLLKKQKKGKKKMRQIGKVEIPSSAFMTFLKVKN